The Methylomonas koyamae genome has a segment encoding these proteins:
- a CDS encoding c-type cytochrome: MAIIASAPGLAADPVSETGVQHAGAGDPVAGKLKSDSERCQECHGHDGNAEDSRIPKHAGQFAAYLVKQLQDFQSGARRHEIMVKMAADLTPADMADIAAYFAGQPVMRGRVEHENPRAKSLFESGDPARELASCESCHGKNGKGRVENGVIYPVIGGQNRLYLRRQLLNWKLGERKNSTEAVMNKVAKALADDEIEALVDYVSGL, translated from the coding sequence GTGGCAATCATCGCATCCGCTCCCGGTCTGGCGGCGGATCCTGTTTCTGAAACCGGCGTGCAGCATGCCGGTGCCGGCGATCCGGTGGCGGGCAAGCTCAAATCCGACAGCGAACGTTGCCAGGAATGCCACGGCCACGACGGCAACGCCGAGGATTCGCGGATTCCGAAACATGCCGGGCAATTTGCCGCTTACTTGGTCAAGCAGTTGCAGGATTTTCAAAGCGGGGCGCGCCGGCACGAAATCATGGTGAAAATGGCGGCCGATTTGACGCCGGCGGATATGGCGGATATCGCCGCCTATTTCGCCGGGCAGCCCGTCATGCGCGGCCGGGTGGAGCACGAAAACCCGCGCGCGAAGAGTTTGTTCGAAAGCGGCGATCCGGCCCGGGAATTGGCGTCCTGCGAATCCTGCCACGGTAAGAACGGCAAGGGCAGGGTCGAGAACGGGGTGATATATCCGGTGATCGGCGGCCAGAACAGATTGTATCTGCGCCGGCAATTGCTGAATTGGAAATTGGGCGAACGCAAGAACAGTACGGAGGCTGTGATGAATAAAGTAGCCAAAGCCTTGGCCGACGATGAGATCGAGGCCTTGGTCGATTATGTATCGGGGTTGTAA
- a CDS encoding peroxiredoxin, with protein sequence MKKTVFKALLPFAVSLPVLAALPEGHPAPDFSAQASLAGKAFAYSLKDTLRNGPVVVYFYPSAYTGGCNLQAHTFAVNHDKFAAAGASIVGVSLDSIERLNDFSADPNYCASKFPVASDADGSIARSYDVSVREAAPGKQDTRGVEIGHGFAERTTFVVGPDGKIAASFGGLKPEENVAKALEVVKILAEHKP encoded by the coding sequence ATGAAAAAAACTGTATTCAAGGCGCTGTTGCCGTTCGCCGTTTCCTTGCCGGTGCTGGCGGCGTTGCCGGAGGGCCATCCGGCGCCGGATTTTTCGGCGCAGGCTTCTCTGGCCGGCAAGGCATTTGCGTATTCGTTGAAAGACACGCTGCGCAACGGTCCGGTCGTGGTCTATTTCTACCCGTCGGCCTATACCGGCGGTTGCAATCTGCAGGCGCATACCTTTGCCGTAAACCACGATAAATTCGCCGCCGCCGGCGCCTCCATCGTCGGCGTCTCGCTGGACAGCATAGAACGGTTGAACGATTTCTCGGCCGATCCGAATTATTGCGCGAGCAAGTTTCCGGTCGCGTCCGATGCCGACGGCAGCATTGCGCGGTCCTACGACGTGTCGGTGCGCGAAGCGGCACCGGGTAAACAGGATACCCGCGGCGTCGAAATCGGGCATGGCTTTGCCGAACGCACCACCTTCGTGGTCGGGCCGGACGGCAAGATCGCGGCCAGTTTCGGCGGTCTGAAACCCGAGGAGAACGTGGCCAAGGCCTTAGAGGTGGTGAAGATCCTGGCCGAACACAAGCCGTAA
- a CDS encoding SMP-30/gluconolactonase/LRE family protein yields the protein MLAKRLLAFSIGALLSSAAAGADYVYTPPILGVAAGGVLVDEIKDGFNGTEGPLGYSDGSLLFTETNANKIIRIAPDDTVSTFLDKSNGANGLALAPDGSIVAVQTLKTQVGVVYPADKKQTLAADYQGTPFQRPNDLVRANNGAIYFTDSGTRPSKDNPNPPPSHPGVYYIGPGGELKQLANDIERPNGIQLSKDEKVLYVANTAGEHVLAFDIAADGTIQNRRNFAKLAGWRQGEDGKWSGGADGLALDDEGRLYVASNAGVEVFSDKGDALGVIPIPKKPQNLAFSGPNKNVLYVVGRGSAYKIPLLARGISTRAK from the coding sequence ATGTTAGCCAAGCGTTTGCTGGCGTTCAGTATCGGTGCGCTGCTGAGTTCTGCGGCTGCGGGAGCCGACTATGTTTATACGCCGCCTATTCTTGGGGTGGCGGCCGGCGGGGTGCTGGTCGATGAAATCAAGGACGGATTCAACGGCACGGAAGGGCCGCTCGGATACAGCGACGGCAGTTTGCTGTTTACCGAAACCAACGCCAATAAAATTATCCGGATTGCGCCGGACGATACGGTCTCGACCTTTTTGGATAAGTCCAACGGCGCTAACGGCCTGGCGTTGGCGCCGGACGGCAGTATCGTTGCGGTGCAGACCTTGAAAACCCAAGTCGGCGTGGTTTATCCGGCCGATAAAAAGCAGACGCTGGCCGCCGATTACCAAGGTACGCCGTTCCAGCGTCCCAACGATCTGGTGCGGGCCAATAACGGCGCAATTTATTTCACCGATAGCGGCACCCGACCCAGTAAGGACAATCCGAATCCGCCGCCCAGTCATCCCGGCGTGTATTACATCGGTCCGGGCGGCGAATTGAAGCAACTGGCCAACGATATCGAGCGGCCGAACGGGATTCAGTTGAGCAAGGACGAGAAGGTGCTTTATGTCGCCAATACGGCCGGCGAGCACGTGCTGGCGTTCGATATCGCCGCCGACGGCACGATTCAGAACCGGCGGAATTTCGCCAAACTGGCCGGTTGGCGACAAGGCGAGGACGGCAAGTGGTCCGGTGGGGCCGACGGTCTGGCGCTGGACGACGAAGGCCGTTTGTACGTGGCCTCGAATGCCGGCGTCGAAGTTTTCAGCGACAAAGGCGATGCGCTGGGTGTGATTCCGATCCCGAAAAAACCGCAAAATCTGGCGTTCTCCGGGCCGAACAAGAATGTGCTGTATGTGGTCGGCCGCGGATCGGCCTATAAAATTCCGCTATTGGCCCGCGGTATATCGACGCGCGCCAAATAG
- a CDS encoding DUF1501 domain-containing protein, producing MNNKSRRDFLIKSGYGLGGLALGGMLPGLNGFSGAMASELAAGAGIVDPLAPKAPHFAPKVKSVIWLHMDGAPSTIDLYDYKPQLVKMHGQDIPKSFMEGIKEGVRGGTGKLFATNRTWKQYGQSGAWFSDLLPNLAQHADELAFIKSSVTIGATHNISILKLNTGDLNPGRPSLGAWIKYALGTANPDLPAYVVLYNDKKEPTGGSINWSSGFLPAVYQGTAFRPGESPILYLERPELTSASEQRKTLDLLKRLNELEDARYPGDSELEARLQAYELADRMQRTAPEAVDLKKESDATKALYGINDDGSKSYGEVLLRARRLVERGVRFVQVISGPQEVAGDSRNWDGHTHLEENHKKHAYAVDKPIAGLLTDLKQRGLLDTTLVVWTSEFGRTSYGQSGNGRDHNPWGYTQWLAGGGVNAGYTHGATDEIGLQVADKSKAVDTYDLHATVLQLMGLDHLKTTYFHNGRSERPTVVYGKVIKELIA from the coding sequence ATGAACAATAAATCTCGTAGAGACTTTTTAATCAAGAGCGGTTACGGCCTGGGCGGTTTGGCGTTGGGCGGCATGCTGCCCGGATTGAACGGCTTTTCCGGCGCAATGGCTTCCGAACTGGCCGCCGGTGCCGGTATCGTCGATCCGTTGGCGCCGAAAGCGCCGCATTTCGCGCCGAAAGTGAAATCGGTGATCTGGCTGCATATGGACGGCGCGCCGTCCACCATCGACTTGTACGACTACAAGCCGCAATTGGTGAAAATGCACGGCCAGGATATCCCGAAATCGTTCATGGAAGGCATCAAGGAAGGGGTGCGCGGCGGTACCGGTAAATTGTTTGCCACCAACCGTACCTGGAAGCAATACGGCCAAAGCGGCGCCTGGTTCTCCGACCTGTTGCCGAATCTGGCGCAACACGCCGACGAGCTGGCCTTCATCAAATCCAGCGTGACGATAGGCGCGACCCATAACATTTCGATTCTGAAATTGAACACCGGCGATTTGAATCCGGGCCGGCCGTCGCTGGGCGCCTGGATCAAATATGCATTGGGCACCGCCAATCCGGATTTGCCGGCCTATGTCGTGTTGTACAACGACAAGAAAGAGCCGACCGGCGGTTCGATCAACTGGAGTTCCGGCTTCCTGCCGGCCGTGTACCAGGGCACCGCGTTCCGTCCCGGCGAATCGCCGATCCTGTATCTGGAACGTCCGGAGCTGACTTCGGCCTCCGAGCAGCGCAAAACCCTGGATTTGTTGAAACGCTTGAACGAGCTGGAAGACGCCAGATACCCCGGCGATTCCGAATTGGAAGCCCGCTTGCAGGCTTACGAATTGGCCGACCGGATGCAACGCACGGCGCCGGAAGCCGTCGATCTGAAAAAAGAATCCGATGCGACCAAAGCCCTGTACGGCATTAACGACGACGGCAGCAAAAGCTACGGCGAAGTGTTGCTGCGGGCACGGCGTTTGGTCGAACGCGGCGTGCGTTTCGTACAGGTCATTTCCGGCCCGCAGGAAGTGGCCGGCGACAGCCGCAACTGGGACGGCCATACCCACTTGGAGGAAAACCACAAGAAACACGCCTACGCGGTGGACAAACCGATTGCCGGTCTGTTGACCGACTTGAAACAAAGAGGCCTGCTCGATACCACGCTGGTGGTATGGACCTCCGAGTTCGGTCGCACCTCCTACGGCCAAAGCGGCAACGGCCGCGACCATAACCCTTGGGGTTACACCCAATGGCTGGCCGGCGGCGGCGTCAATGCCGGTTACACCCACGGCGCGACCGACGAAATCGGTTTGCAGGTCGCCGATAAGAGCAAAGCGGTCGATACCTACGACCTGCATGCGACGGTGTTGCAACTGATGGGTCTGGACCATCTGAAAACCACTTACTTCCACAACGGCCGCTCCGAGCGTCCGACCGTGGTGTACGGCAAGGTGATCAAAGAGTTGATTGCGTAA
- a CDS encoding DUF1549 and DUF1553 domain-containing protein yields MRLKLVSALLWGVTLALPSQAFAAEEKAAEPAKAEAGGSKSKHWAYQPLKSPEAPAVKNQDWVRTPIDAFVLAPLEAKELAPSPEIERAAFIRRATLDAWGVIPTPEEVEAFVNDTSDNAYEKLADRLLASPKYGERQARRWLDLARYADSSGFTNDENRDNMWRYRDYVVKSFNEDKPYAQFVQEQLAGDEIYPGNTDALIATGFIRSYPDDSNSRDLVQKKFQNQTDITDTVGEVFLAQTVGCARCHNHKFDKISMKEYYQLQSFFANVNAVDKIPVPVKGETEQEWEKANAKWEEAVKEIKAKRQALIDPVKDKARKYNYERFSLETQAALNKPESQWTPEDRWINHRYDSNENEAAAALAFYQDNSAKGAYSYDPSYEKKAEEFKEINKELKKWEKLKPVKGSVYISAVSELGHPQQPPTHVRFAGQFDKPLEEVQPGFPAAISSEQPDIKPTAVSSGRRAALAKWIASPTNPLTARVFVNRVWGQYFGKGIVETVSDFGKAGTKPTNPELLDYLASNFIKQNWSVKKLHKEILLSSVYRQDSKPREDVAKADPDNKLLAVFPRQRLEAEQIRDSLLVASAKLEDSVGGPPVFPEVPKGLNAGDKWPVDKTAKETNRRSLYVFTKRSVPYPMLDTFDMASAQQVHSKRDVTTTPLQSLALFNSDTVFGWSQALAGRVINEAGADESDQLERLYQILFARSPTDAEKETLEGFLAEQEKVIKQKVAEGKFTASVPVGVKDAEKLDPVRSSAFVDLVHAVANSNEFVYRF; encoded by the coding sequence ATGAGATTGAAATTGGTTTCCGCGCTGCTGTGGGGGGTGACGTTAGCGCTACCCAGCCAAGCGTTCGCGGCAGAAGAAAAAGCGGCCGAGCCGGCCAAGGCCGAAGCCGGCGGTTCGAAGTCGAAACATTGGGCCTACCAGCCGTTGAAATCGCCGGAAGCGCCGGCCGTCAAAAACCAGGACTGGGTCAGAACCCCAATCGACGCTTTTGTGTTGGCGCCGTTAGAGGCTAAAGAATTGGCGCCGTCGCCGGAAATCGAACGCGCCGCCTTCATTCGCCGGGCAACGCTGGATGCCTGGGGCGTGATTCCGACCCCGGAAGAAGTGGAAGCCTTCGTCAACGACACGTCGGACAACGCTTACGAGAAACTGGCCGACCGCTTGCTGGCGTCGCCGAAATACGGCGAGCGCCAGGCCCGGCGCTGGCTGGACTTGGCCCGTTATGCCGACAGTTCCGGCTTCACCAACGACGAGAACCGCGACAACATGTGGCGTTACCGCGATTACGTCGTCAAGTCGTTCAACGAAGATAAACCTTACGCGCAATTCGTACAGGAACAATTGGCCGGCGACGAAATTTATCCGGGCAATACCGACGCCTTGATCGCCACCGGTTTCATCCGAAGCTATCCCGACGACAGCAACTCGCGCGACCTGGTCCAGAAAAAATTCCAGAACCAGACCGATATCACCGATACCGTGGGCGAGGTGTTTCTGGCGCAAACAGTGGGTTGCGCCCGTTGCCACAACCACAAGTTCGACAAGATTTCGATGAAGGAGTACTACCAACTGCAATCGTTCTTCGCCAACGTCAATGCGGTGGACAAGATTCCGGTGCCGGTCAAAGGCGAAACCGAACAGGAATGGGAAAAAGCCAACGCCAAATGGGAAGAGGCGGTCAAGGAAATCAAAGCCAAACGCCAGGCTTTGATCGATCCGGTCAAGGATAAAGCCCGGAAATACAACTACGAGCGGTTCTCGCTGGAGACTCAGGCGGCATTGAACAAACCGGAAAGCCAATGGACGCCGGAAGACCGCTGGATCAACCACCGTTACGATTCCAACGAGAACGAAGCGGCCGCGGCGTTAGCCTTCTATCAGGACAACTCGGCCAAAGGCGCCTACAGCTACGATCCGAGCTATGAGAAAAAAGCCGAAGAGTTTAAGGAGATCAATAAAGAACTGAAAAAATGGGAAAAATTGAAGCCCGTGAAAGGTTCTGTCTACATCTCCGCAGTGTCCGAGCTGGGCCATCCGCAGCAACCGCCGACCCACGTGCGTTTTGCCGGCCAGTTCGACAAGCCGTTGGAAGAAGTGCAACCCGGCTTCCCGGCCGCAATTTCCAGCGAGCAACCGGATATTAAACCGACCGCGGTATCGTCCGGCCGCCGCGCCGCTCTAGCGAAATGGATCGCCAGCCCGACCAATCCGTTGACTGCGAGAGTGTTCGTCAACCGGGTCTGGGGCCAGTATTTCGGCAAAGGCATCGTCGAAACCGTCAGCGACTTCGGTAAAGCCGGTACCAAACCGACCAATCCGGAATTGCTGGATTATCTGGCATCCAATTTCATCAAACAGAATTGGAGCGTGAAAAAGCTGCACAAGGAAATCCTGCTGTCTAGCGTCTACCGCCAGGATTCCAAACCGCGCGAAGACGTGGCTAAAGCCGATCCGGACAACAAATTGCTGGCCGTATTCCCGCGCCAACGCTTGGAAGCCGAACAAATCCGCGATTCGTTGCTGGTCGCCTCAGCGAAGTTGGAAGACAGCGTCGGTGGGCCGCCGGTATTCCCGGAAGTGCCTAAAGGTTTGAATGCCGGCGATAAATGGCCGGTGGATAAAACCGCGAAGGAAACCAACCGCAGAAGCCTGTACGTGTTTACTAAACGCAGCGTGCCGTATCCGATGCTGGATACCTTCGATATGGCCTCCGCCCAGCAAGTGCACAGCAAGCGCGACGTGACGACGACGCCGTTGCAATCGTTGGCCCTGTTCAACAGCGATACCGTGTTCGGTTGGTCGCAGGCTCTGGCCGGGCGAGTAATCAACGAAGCCGGCGCCGACGAATCCGACCAATTGGAACGCTTGTACCAGATTCTGTTCGCCCGCAGCCCGACCGACGCGGAAAAAGAAACTCTGGAAGGCTTCCTGGCAGAGCAGGAAAAAGTGATTAAGCAAAAAGTTGCGGAAGGCAAATTCACCGCCAGCGTGCCGGTCGGCGTGAAGGATGCGGAAAAGCTTGACCCGGTGCGTTCGTCGGCCTTCGTCGACCTGGTGCACGCGGTGGCCAACTCCAACGAATTCGTCTACCGCTTCTAA
- a CDS encoding rhodanese-like domain-containing protein, translated as MNKTIQLAILALMLSAPAAFAADEHQQAQKPAAEYKYKTPKLNRAQFDALLVKPEQLTIIDVRRPDELTAKGGFPVYLSIQAAEIENSLGFIPKDRNVVTVSNHAGRAGAAGDLLASKGFKVVGAVGAQNYEEEGGKLAKIAPPEPKK; from the coding sequence ATGAATAAAACCATCCAGCTTGCGATTTTGGCCTTAATGCTCAGCGCCCCGGCCGCATTTGCCGCCGACGAGCATCAGCAAGCACAAAAGCCGGCCGCCGAATACAAATATAAAACGCCGAAATTGAACCGCGCCCAATTCGACGCGCTGCTGGTCAAGCCGGAGCAGTTAACCATTATCGACGTGCGTCGGCCGGACGAATTGACGGCCAAAGGCGGCTTTCCGGTGTATTTGAGCATTCAAGCCGCCGAGATCGAAAACAGCCTGGGTTTCATTCCGAAGGACAGAAACGTCGTCACCGTTTCCAACCATGCCGGCAGAGCCGGTGCTGCGGGCGATCTGTTGGCAAGTAAAGGCTTCAAGGTGGTCGGTGCGGTCGGCGCCCAAAACTACGAAGAAGAAGGCGGCAAGCTGGCCAAAATCGCGCCGCCGGAACCGAAAAAATAA
- a CDS encoding TonB-dependent receptor domain-containing protein, producing the protein MKDYSTSAEPQTLGPDAGVPKTVSRRRTLSACVAVAIAGASLLAATDAQAAPAKKAAKRNAGNSKAASDLELENQRLRQELAAAKARELELIRKGSAAAGAAGAVAAGGATATEPGAEAAEAELQLAEQEDDKAKDLGEVVVKARPRLQKLKDIPNSTSVRTGEELHKELAMDLGDILKRAGNVKWNYGNARTSSLSMRGVGQQAQTDAMDPSVGTIVDNVPYAYNPLSSFDHYDIDSIQVERGPQGTDGGKNVSLGRVNINTRRPTFNREATYSATYGQFNTYIGDAALGGAVIDNFLAWRGAFHVNKGEGATKNLYNTDQTWYNRDRVSGRIQFLLTPSETFSTLIRFDANPRGEEFNNGNNFYTPTPRISANGLPTNLNNDAGTRLARRWFREGKPEYSYQNNYLYGNGENAFNQDAQYALITASKGGSVEANWDAGIGKFTSITAYRDFEFQARNDGDSTPFDVQKNGGGAVPEFRQLSQEIKFTSNWGNLVDYVAGAYFNDRKMIKGNRVGFGRDAGAWLAGAGAYGRLDADSAGRQLMMDSLNELHTDNPYYIHNKTASAFVNAKWHITEPLTLETGVRFNIENRRQETDKFITNQGSGAALNPYSVNGINLGGFDTVTATGDLTASAGLDPVQVARADAVALKYFGVATYAGLTPAQRRQVGDAKGLRAGQMGLLWGREPGRSFKSTQPSYQVRPTYKFNEDYTGYLSWGYNEKAGLSQTVNSVAYLVEPEKTNSFEIGLKSTLFNRALTLNTDFFWTEINNYQQAVQVIDQYQTAALGQDTYTSITGNAKGVRAYGVEVDGSLVDTIPFTSVNFSGSYNEAFYTDFKNAGKAAEWNNLASPTFDLTGRTLPGAAKFTFSVSPEFRYPVEVLGSNQEFHTSFTTAFTSSYKSDVALSEYSVIPANTTTDLSIGIGRKDRAFDVSLVAKNIFNNQTPFAKTWNSWQPGIPQWFGVTLNGKF; encoded by the coding sequence GTGAAAGATTATTCGACAAGCGCAGAGCCGCAAACGCTCGGACCGGATGCGGGCGTTCCGAAAACCGTCAGCCGACGCAGAACCCTATCGGCCTGCGTTGCGGTGGCGATTGCCGGCGCTTCGCTACTAGCGGCGACCGACGCCCAGGCGGCGCCGGCCAAGAAAGCGGCAAAACGTAACGCCGGCAACAGCAAGGCGGCCAGCGATTTGGAACTCGAGAACCAGCGTTTGCGCCAGGAATTGGCGGCGGCAAAGGCCAGGGAATTGGAGTTGATCAGGAAAGGCTCGGCGGCTGCAGGTGCCGCTGGAGCGGTTGCTGCGGGCGGTGCTACGGCAACCGAGCCCGGCGCCGAGGCCGCGGAAGCCGAATTGCAACTGGCCGAGCAGGAAGACGACAAGGCCAAAGATTTGGGCGAGGTGGTGGTTAAGGCCCGGCCTCGTTTGCAGAAGCTGAAAGACATCCCCAACTCGACTTCGGTCCGGACCGGCGAGGAGTTGCATAAGGAATTGGCGATGGATTTGGGCGACATTTTGAAACGGGCCGGTAACGTCAAATGGAACTACGGTAACGCCCGCACCAGCAGCTTGTCGATGCGCGGCGTCGGCCAGCAGGCGCAAACCGACGCAATGGACCCCAGCGTCGGTACCATCGTCGATAACGTGCCTTACGCCTATAACCCGCTGTCCAGCTTCGACCATTACGACATCGATTCGATTCAGGTCGAGCGCGGCCCGCAAGGCACCGACGGCGGCAAGAACGTCAGCTTGGGCCGGGTCAATATCAACACCCGGCGGCCTACCTTCAACCGAGAAGCGACCTATTCCGCTACCTACGGCCAGTTCAACACTTACATCGGCGACGCCGCCTTGGGCGGGGCGGTGATCGACAACTTCCTGGCCTGGCGCGGCGCGTTCCACGTCAACAAAGGCGAGGGCGCCACCAAAAACCTATATAACACCGACCAGACCTGGTACAACCGCGACCGGGTGTCCGGCCGGATCCAGTTTTTGCTGACGCCGAGCGAGACCTTCAGTACTCTGATCCGCTTCGACGCCAATCCGCGCGGCGAGGAATTCAACAACGGCAACAACTTCTATACGCCGACGCCGCGAATCTCGGCCAACGGCTTGCCGACCAACCTGAACAACGATGCCGGAACCCGCTTGGCGCGGCGCTGGTTCAGAGAGGGCAAGCCCGAATACAGCTACCAAAACAACTACCTGTACGGCAACGGCGAAAACGCCTTCAACCAGGATGCGCAATACGCCTTGATCACCGCCAGCAAGGGCGGCTCGGTGGAAGCCAACTGGGACGCCGGTATCGGTAAGTTCACCTCGATTACCGCTTATCGCGATTTCGAATTCCAGGCCCGTAACGACGGCGATTCGACCCCGTTCGACGTCCAGAAAAACGGCGGTGGCGCGGTACCCGAATTCCGGCAATTGAGCCAGGAGATCAAATTCACTTCCAACTGGGGCAATCTGGTCGATTACGTCGCCGGCGCCTATTTCAACGACCGGAAAATGATCAAAGGCAACCGGGTCGGATTCGGCCGCGACGCCGGCGCCTGGTTGGCCGGAGCCGGCGCTTACGGCCGGCTGGATGCCGACTCGGCCGGCCGCCAGTTGATGATGGATTCGTTAAACGAATTGCATACCGACAACCCGTATTACATCCATAACAAAACCGCATCCGCCTTCGTCAATGCCAAGTGGCACATCACCGAGCCGTTGACATTGGAAACCGGGGTACGTTTCAACATCGAAAACCGGCGCCAGGAGACCGACAAATTCATTACCAACCAAGGTTCCGGTGCCGCATTGAATCCGTACTCGGTCAACGGCATCAACCTGGGCGGTTTCGATACTGTGACCGCGACCGGCGATTTAACAGCCAGTGCCGGGCTGGACCCGGTACAAGTGGCGCGGGCCGATGCGGTGGCCTTGAAATACTTCGGCGTGGCGACATATGCCGGCCTGACGCCGGCGCAGCGGCGCCAGGTCGGCGATGCGAAAGGCTTGCGGGCCGGCCAGATGGGCTTGCTCTGGGGCCGGGAGCCGGGCCGCAGCTTCAAATCCACCCAGCCCAGCTACCAAGTGCGGCCGACCTATAAATTCAACGAGGACTATACCGGTTACCTGTCCTGGGGCTACAACGAAAAGGCCGGTTTGTCGCAGACCGTCAACAGCGTGGCTTACCTGGTCGAGCCGGAGAAAACCAACTCGTTCGAAATCGGTTTGAAATCGACCTTGTTCAATCGGGCGCTGACTTTGAATACCGACTTTTTCTGGACCGAGATCAACAATTACCAGCAAGCGGTACAGGTTATCGACCAATACCAAACCGCGGCTTTGGGTCAGGATACTTATACCTCGATTACCGGCAACGCCAAGGGTGTCCGCGCCTACGGGGTCGAGGTGGACGGTTCGTTGGTCGATACCATTCCGTTTACCTCGGTCAATTTCTCGGGTTCGTATAACGAAGCGTTTTACACCGATTTCAAAAACGCCGGTAAAGCTGCCGAATGGAATAACCTGGCCTCGCCCACTTTCGATTTGACCGGCCGAACATTGCCCGGCGCGGCTAAATTTACCTTCAGCGTCAGTCCGGAATTCAGGTATCCGGTGGAAGTGTTGGGCAGCAACCAGGAATTCCACACCAGCTTCACCACTGCGTTCACCAGCAGCTATAAATCCGACGTGGCCTTGTCCGAATACAGCGTGATTCCGGCCAACACCACGACCGACTTATCCATCGGTATCGGCCGCAAGGACCGCGCGTTCGACGTGTCGCTGGTGGCGAAGAACATCTTCAACAACCAGACCCCGTTTGCCAAAACCTGGAACAGTTGGCAGCCGGGTATTCCGCAGTGGTTCGGCGTGACGCTGAACGGCAAGTTCTAA
- a CDS encoding cupin domain-containing protein, translating into MLHIIRKPHAPVLAILLGLSSAASNAAELDPKAISIKLPEQINWVANPSGSETAVLVGDPAKPGLYVVLNKWKAHHNSKPHSHPNDRFITVISGTWWVGTGSDYNPDELKPVPAGSFVTHYGNEIHYDGAKDEDTILQIVGIGPATATPAK; encoded by the coding sequence ATGTTGCACATCATCCGCAAACCGCACGCCCCAGTACTGGCTATCCTGTTGGGCTTAAGTTCGGCCGCAAGCAACGCCGCCGAACTGGACCCGAAAGCGATCTCGATCAAACTGCCCGAGCAAATCAATTGGGTTGCCAACCCCAGCGGTTCCGAGACTGCCGTATTGGTCGGCGACCCGGCCAAACCCGGCCTGTACGTGGTATTGAACAAATGGAAAGCCCACCACAACAGCAAGCCGCATTCGCATCCTAACGACCGCTTCATCACCGTCATTTCCGGCACCTGGTGGGTCGGCACCGGCAGCGACTACAACCCTGACGAGCTGAAGCCGGTGCCGGCTGGCAGCTTCGTCACCCATTACGGCAACGAAATCCACTACGACGGCGCCAAGGACGAAGACACCATCCTGCAAATCGTCGGCATCGGCCCGGCCACTGCCACGCCTGCCAAATAA